One genomic segment of uncultured Desulfobacter sp. includes these proteins:
- the qrcB gene encoding menaquinone reductase molybdopterin-binding-like subunit QrcB translates to MKIDRRSFLGLGLGAAAGIALSPVGVKLTDDSSIWTQNWPWTPVPEDGRITYDRSVCSLCPGACGISVRKINGRPVKIEGLDDYPINDGGACLHGISGLQYLYDPARIKTPLKKNGNKFEKISWDEAISLVAQKLGEIRESGAPESLGLITGADNGSMAQLFERFMATFGSPNTYTMPSLESNLALTAAALHSADRSLGFDLDHSDFILSFGAGIIEGWGSPVACIQANASRCERKAKLVQVDYRLSNTANAADKIIAVNPGTEADLALGLCAVLLAKKQISNKTLSGDVNKFPFAAMLEKEYTPEKVEAITGVKAADIEALAMAFIKAKAPVAVPGKGRGDAGSLREFAAVQALNALAGRLNQEGGVFVMLPAGYLSFPENVMDAAAEQGAGKAKLAGSVNELVDKLETDGGLSALFIYNANPCYALNNPEKVKAVMDKVGFKVSFSSFMDETALRSDVVLPASIFLERLEDVVSGAGLSKTVVGLCRPMVKPVFDTKHPGDALILLAQAMGDSVAQSFSWESYEACLEEVTGKIWDTLSGDGYVVIDDKPPVGTPATDFTFLVSAPQTAVPMGEGDYTLVPVDKMRLAGGSMTSSPFAVKTVPDTVLSGKYSVVEINPATAGVLKDGDIALLKTAMGSAKVKIGFNEGILPGVIGMPRGLGHAFNNPYVDGKGVNVNDLIGPVIEPGSGLDAAFGIKASLSKA, encoded by the coding sequence ATGAAAATTGACAGACGAAGCTTCTTGGGATTGGGACTTGGCGCGGCAGCCGGTATTGCGCTTTCCCCTGTGGGTGTCAAGCTGACAGATGATTCTTCCATCTGGACCCAGAATTGGCCCTGGACCCCTGTCCCTGAAGACGGCAGAATAACCTATGACCGGTCCGTATGCAGCCTGTGCCCAGGTGCCTGCGGAATCAGCGTCAGAAAAATAAACGGACGGCCTGTTAAAATCGAAGGCCTTGACGATTACCCTATTAATGATGGTGGTGCCTGCCTCCACGGCATTTCCGGCCTGCAGTATCTTTATGATCCTGCCAGAATAAAAACCCCTTTAAAGAAAAACGGGAACAAGTTTGAAAAGATTTCCTGGGATGAGGCCATTTCACTTGTTGCCCAAAAATTGGGTGAAATCCGTGAAAGCGGCGCACCTGAATCCCTTGGTCTAATTACGGGTGCGGACAACGGATCCATGGCCCAGCTTTTTGAACGGTTTATGGCTACTTTCGGCTCTCCGAATACCTATACCATGCCAAGCCTTGAATCCAATCTGGCGCTGACGGCTGCTGCCCTTCACAGTGCAGATCGAAGCCTTGGATTTGATCTTGATCATTCTGATTTCATTTTAAGTTTCGGTGCGGGAATTATTGAGGGGTGGGGTTCACCTGTTGCCTGTATCCAGGCCAATGCGTCAAGATGTGAACGCAAGGCCAAACTTGTACAGGTTGATTACAGGTTGTCCAATACGGCCAATGCCGCAGATAAGATCATTGCCGTGAATCCCGGTACTGAAGCCGATTTAGCATTGGGTCTTTGTGCAGTACTGCTTGCAAAAAAACAAATTTCAAATAAAACGCTTTCTGGGGACGTAAACAAGTTTCCTTTCGCTGCCATGCTCGAAAAAGAGTATACACCGGAAAAAGTGGAAGCGATCACCGGTGTTAAAGCTGCGGATATTGAGGCCCTTGCCATGGCGTTTATCAAGGCAAAGGCTCCTGTGGCCGTTCCGGGAAAGGGCAGAGGGGATGCCGGAAGCCTTCGTGAATTCGCTGCAGTCCAGGCCCTTAATGCATTGGCAGGCCGCCTGAACCAAGAAGGCGGTGTGTTTGTCATGTTGCCGGCCGGTTATTTAAGTTTCCCCGAAAATGTAATGGATGCGGCTGCTGAACAGGGCGCAGGCAAGGCTAAACTTGCCGGTTCCGTTAATGAACTGGTGGACAAGCTTGAAACGGACGGTGGCCTATCAGCCCTGTTTATTTATAATGCCAATCCATGTTATGCGTTAAACAACCCTGAAAAAGTCAAGGCCGTCATGGACAAAGTTGGATTCAAGGTCAGCTTTAGTTCTTTTATGGATGAAACCGCCCTTAGATCTGATGTGGTTTTACCTGCATCCATTTTCCTTGAACGCCTCGAAGATGTCGTTTCCGGTGCGGGTCTTTCTAAAACAGTCGTGGGGCTGTGTCGGCCCATGGTTAAACCCGTATTCGACACCAAACACCCGGGAGATGCACTGATCCTTCTTGCCCAGGCCATGGGCGACAGCGTTGCACAAAGTTTTTCCTGGGAATCTTATGAGGCTTGCCTTGAAGAAGTGACGGGCAAAATCTGGGATACCCTGTCCGGCGACGGGTATGTGGTTATTGATGACAAGCCTCCTGTGGGAACCCCTGCAACGGATTTTACCTTTCTTGTTTCCGCTCCCCAAACTGCTGTGCCCATGGGTGAAGGCGATTACACCCTGGTACCTGTTGATAAGATGCGGCTTGCCGGCGGTTCAATGACATCTTCTCCCTTTGCTGTTAAAACCGTTCCCGATACGGTCCTTTCAGGAAAATACAGTGTTGTTGAAATTAATCCGGCCACTGCAGGCGTCTTGAAAGACGGTGATATTGCTCTCCTTAAAACCGCCATGGGATCGGCAAAGGTGAAAATCGGCTTTAATGAAGGTATTCTGCCCGGCGTGATCGGTATGCCAAGGGGGCTTGGACATGCCTTCAACAATCCTTATGTGGACGGTAAAGGTGTCAATGTCAATGATCTGATCGGCCCGGTCATCGAGCCTGGTTCAGGACTGGATGCTGCCTTTGGAATTAAAGCCTCCCTTTCCAAGGCGTAA
- the qrcA gene encoding menaquinone reductase multiheme cytochrome c subunit QrcA, whose translation MSELENKANDGPGGGAHHGTNNGPEDDKGLGLGVIFFMGAFLVCFLSGWLLFPKLLYSKKEQPFSFDHNLHVEETGDCETCHFFREDGTFSGIPGLEACMECHTDEPMGETDDEAVFAEEYVAQGKEVPWLIYAKQPDCVFFSHAAHTVAGGMDCKTCHGYIGESSSSRPYEENRITGYSRDIWGKSIWGIKKNSWDRMKMDDCAECHLEKMGHKGYCFQCHK comes from the coding sequence ATGAGCGAGTTAGAAAACAAAGCAAACGATGGTCCTGGGGGGGGTGCGCACCACGGCACCAACAATGGTCCAGAAGATGACAAAGGGTTAGGCCTTGGCGTCATCTTTTTTATGGGGGCATTTCTGGTATGCTTCCTGTCGGGCTGGCTGCTGTTTCCAAAATTGCTTTATTCAAAAAAGGAGCAGCCTTTTAGTTTCGATCACAACCTTCATGTCGAAGAAACAGGTGATTGTGAAACCTGCCATTTTTTCAGAGAAGACGGTACCTTCTCCGGAATCCCGGGTCTGGAAGCCTGTATGGAGTGCCATACGGATGAACCCATGGGAGAGACCGATGACGAAGCCGTCTTTGCGGAAGAGTATGTGGCCCAGGGGAAAGAAGTGCCCTGGCTGATTTATGCCAAACAGCCTGATTGCGTGTTTTTCTCCCATGCCGCACATACGGTTGCAGGTGGCATGGATTGTAAGACCTGCCATGGTTACATTGGTGAATCATCATCTTCGCGGCCCTATGAGGAAAATAGAATTACCGGTTACAGCCGTGATATCTGGGGCAAGAGTATCTGGGGGATTAAAAAGAATTCCTGGGATCGTATGAAGATGGATGACTGCGCGGAATGCCACCTGGAAAAAATGGGTCACAAGGGCTACTGCTTCCAGTGCCACAAGTAA
- the ccsB gene encoding c-type cytochrome biogenesis protein CcsB — protein MNSSLLLSAATFIYALASVFYIGSFSFKKQALARLGFWVIVIGLVANTCGILLRWLESYQMGYGHAPFSNMYESLVFFSWTAAALYVFVEFKYKESIIGVFVSPLIFLGIAYASFDPSITSKITPLIPALKSNWLIAHVITCFLGYAGFALAFGFSFMYFIKPKDPGAKSLFAKLPDWDIIDELTYQMIVFGFLFLTIGIITGSVWANSAWGKYWSWDPKETWSLITWFIYAIFLHLRLMRGWHGKNLAIVSIIGFLGVLFTYFGVNFFLAGLHSYA, from the coding sequence ATGAATTCATCCCTGCTTTTATCGGCTGCAACATTTATCTATGCTTTGGCATCGGTATTTTATATTGGATCTTTTTCCTTCAAAAAACAGGCGCTCGCCCGGCTTGGATTCTGGGTGATTGTTATCGGGCTCGTGGCCAATACCTGCGGGATTTTACTGCGGTGGCTGGAGTCCTACCAGATGGGATACGGGCATGCACCTTTTTCCAATATGTATGAGTCCCTGGTCTTTTTTTCATGGACTGCTGCCGCCCTTTATGTGTTTGTGGAATTTAAATACAAGGAAAGCATCATCGGCGTATTTGTTTCTCCCTTGATTTTTCTGGGTATTGCCTATGCCAGCTTTGATCCGTCCATCACGTCGAAAATAACGCCTTTGATCCCCGCCCTTAAGTCCAACTGGCTTATTGCCCATGTAATTACCTGTTTTTTGGGATATGCAGGCTTTGCCCTTGCTTTTGGGTTCAGCTTTATGTACTTCATCAAACCCAAAGATCCCGGAGCAAAAAGTCTGTTTGCAAAATTGCCGGATTGGGATATTATTGACGAACTGACCTACCAGATGATTGTTTTCGGGTTTCTTTTTCTGACCATCGGTATCATCACAGGCTCTGTCTGGGCCAATTCCGCCTGGGGTAAATATTGGTCCTGGGATCCTAAGGAGACCTGGTCTTTGATCACTTGGTTTATTTACGCCATTTTTCTGCATCTGAGGCTGATGCGCGGGTGGCACGGAAAAAATCTTGCCATTGTTTCCATCATCGGATTTTTAGGGGTTCTGTTTACCTATTTCGGCGTGAATTTCTTTTTAGCCGGGCTTCACAGTTACGCATAG
- a CDS encoding cytochrome c biogenesis protein ResB, producing the protein MKQKDSFADQIWMFFASVKLTVYTLVLLALTSIIGTVLLQNGSPDAYIRLYGPGLYNMIQVLQLDRMYQAWWFLLLMVVLCVNIVVCSIDRLSVTWKIIFPKNISVKPRLFEKTKNRQQFECLLPMDGFARQAKQVLAGRVGKVIEETGETGVFLYAEKGRWSRLGVYVVHASVLMLLAGALIGSALGFKANLRLDEEQTADTVFDASTRLPIKLPFTVRCNDFQVKFYDTGAPDEFKSNLTILENNQESFTEDVLVNHPLRYKGINIFQAYYGATTPDEALFEITDSDTGIVETHTIKNGGVVPLPAGAGNFIFEGFVPHYNFNGHDLGEVFIGRLDTTDGKNFQIALPTKFPTFDKMRKGRFTVEVKSWDQAYYTGLQVTKDPGVPFVYTGFLLMIIGCWVTFFVSHQSVCIGLEQAGSGSTRVWVGGRTNRNTQSTNLTVKKLVKELKDISGK; encoded by the coding sequence TTGAAACAAAAAGATAGCTTTGCCGATCAGATCTGGATGTTTTTTGCCTCGGTGAAACTCACTGTTTATACCCTGGTGCTTTTAGCCTTAACCTCAATCATTGGGACTGTGCTTTTGCAGAACGGAAGTCCTGACGCCTATATCAGGCTTTACGGCCCAGGACTATACAATATGATCCAGGTACTCCAACTGGACAGGATGTATCAAGCCTGGTGGTTTCTGCTGCTCATGGTGGTATTATGCGTCAATATTGTTGTTTGTTCCATTGATCGGCTTTCGGTTACCTGGAAAATTATTTTTCCTAAAAACATTTCAGTTAAGCCCCGACTGTTTGAAAAAACTAAAAACAGACAGCAGTTTGAGTGTCTCCTTCCTATGGACGGCTTTGCGCGTCAGGCAAAACAGGTGCTTGCCGGCCGGGTCGGTAAAGTTATCGAAGAGACAGGTGAAACCGGAGTGTTTTTGTATGCAGAAAAAGGCCGGTGGTCTCGCCTTGGGGTTTACGTGGTCCATGCAAGTGTGCTTATGCTGCTTGCCGGTGCCCTGATCGGGTCTGCGTTGGGATTTAAGGCCAATTTGCGGCTGGACGAAGAGCAAACCGCTGATACCGTGTTTGATGCTTCTACACGGTTACCCATAAAGCTGCCGTTCACGGTCCGGTGCAATGACTTTCAGGTTAAATTTTATGATACAGGGGCGCCGGACGAATTTAAATCTAATCTAACCATCCTTGAAAACAACCAGGAAAGTTTTACAGAGGATGTTCTGGTTAACCATCCGTTAAGATACAAAGGCATCAATATCTTTCAGGCTTACTACGGTGCAACAACACCTGATGAAGCCCTGTTTGAAATTACTGACAGTGACACCGGAATCGTTGAGACACACACTATAAAAAACGGTGGGGTCGTACCGCTGCCGGCTGGTGCCGGCAATTTTATATTTGAAGGATTTGTACCCCATTATAACTTCAATGGTCATGACCTTGGTGAGGTGTTTATCGGACGCCTTGATACAACCGATGGCAAGAATTTCCAGATTGCTTTGCCCACCAAGTTTCCCACCTTTGATAAAATGCGCAAGGGCAGATTTACAGTTGAGGTTAAATCCTGGGATCAAGCTTATTACACCGGCCTTCAGGTGACAAAGGATCCGGGCGTTCCCTTTGTGTACACAGGCTTTCTTCTTATGATTATCGGCTGCTGGGTCACTTTCTTTGTTTCCCATCAGTCCGTGTGTATCGGCCTTGAACAAGCCGGATCCGGGAGCACCCGGGTGTGGGTGGGCGGCCGGACCAACCGTAATACCCAGAGCACCAATTTGACTGTCAAAAAACTTGTAAAGGAATTAAAGGACATATCAGGCAAATGA
- the recD gene encoding exodeoxyribonuclease V subunit alpha: MNDFSLNVLDVLHESGFFSHLDYYFSTTMANIFNDAEPLEIFSAALTCRALSKGCICLDLTSLAGTALESSEGKEFIRLPELESWYNILENSALVGMEASNYGEKENDMASWIAKYPLILDRDNNLYLSRYYDFQCRLSENIRARIKRQISGPDDEFVDHRPASYFDSRDTQRTFGQQQAVKKALCSGFIMVSGGPGTGKTYITDIIQTLLIAWANENDLKPPRVICLAPTGKAAARLKNGATIHSALKPVKNGTGFRHNAANPLAADLVIIDEASMIDMALMTRLFEAISPDARIVMLGDMNQLSPVQAGAVFFDLCHTDVLSDFRVFLDVNFRSGGKVGIEKLAKAVNASDAETVADLLKADYPDLVFVDTDEDEGYQTRLESCILDGYKPLWAAASCDQAMAVLDGFRILCAHNSGNSGTLQINHLCEKILRSKGKDVINRPVFKKLLMVRRNDYKRSLFNGDTCVVLEENGISTAWFAQEESGDSEQSGIRHFRLSDLPEWELGFAVTVHKSQGSEFDTVLILVPEQISPVVTRQLLYTGITRSRKKVIIFGSMPMIRQAVQTTVERRSNLQI; encoded by the coding sequence ATGAATGACTTTTCCCTCAATGTCCTTGACGTGCTCCATGAATCGGGTTTTTTTTCCCATCTGGACTACTATTTTTCCACAACCATGGCCAATATCTTTAACGATGCAGAACCGTTGGAGATTTTTTCCGCAGCATTGACCTGCAGGGCGCTTTCCAAAGGCTGCATTTGTCTGGATCTTACAAGCTTGGCCGGTACTGCCCTGGAATCGTCCGAGGGAAAAGAATTTATCCGGCTTCCTGAACTCGAATCCTGGTACAATATTCTTGAAAATTCTGCCCTGGTGGGCATGGAAGCCTCTAATTACGGGGAAAAAGAAAATGACATGGCATCCTGGATTGCCAAATATCCCTTGATCCTTGACCGTGACAACAATCTTTATCTTTCCCGGTACTATGATTTTCAATGCCGGCTTTCAGAGAATATTAGAGCACGGATTAAAAGGCAGATTTCCGGACCTGATGATGAATTTGTGGATCACAGGCCGGCATCTTATTTTGACAGCCGGGATACCCAAAGGACTTTTGGACAGCAGCAGGCTGTTAAAAAGGCCCTTTGTTCCGGTTTTATAATGGTATCCGGGGGGCCGGGTACCGGAAAAACTTATATTACCGATATAATACAGACACTTTTGATTGCCTGGGCCAATGAAAATGACTTGAAACCGCCTCGGGTGATCTGTTTGGCTCCAACCGGCAAGGCCGCCGCCAGGTTGAAAAATGGGGCTACTATCCATAGTGCGCTTAAACCCGTGAAAAACGGAACAGGCTTCCGGCATAATGCAGCGAACCCCCTGGCCGCAGACCTGGTGATTATTGATGAAGCATCCATGATTGACATGGCGCTTATGACAAGACTTTTTGAAGCCATCAGTCCTGATGCACGTATTGTCATGCTCGGTGATATGAATCAACTTTCTCCGGTTCAGGCCGGTGCCGTGTTTTTTGATTTGTGTCATACCGATGTTTTGTCCGATTTCCGGGTGTTTTTGGATGTTAATTTCAGATCCGGGGGTAAAGTCGGCATTGAAAAGCTTGCAAAAGCCGTTAATGCCAGTGATGCTGAGACTGTGGCTGATCTCTTAAAGGCAGATTATCCTGATCTTGTATTTGTGGATACCGACGAAGACGAAGGATATCAGACCCGCCTTGAATCCTGTATCCTGGACGGGTACAAGCCGCTTTGGGCGGCAGCATCTTGTGACCAGGCCATGGCTGTACTTGACGGCTTTCGGATACTGTGCGCTCATAATTCAGGGAACAGCGGAACATTACAAATTAATCATCTATGTGAAAAAATATTACGATCTAAAGGGAAAGATGTTATAAACCGGCCTGTTTTTAAAAAGCTTTTGATGGTCCGGCGTAATGATTACAAAAGGTCGCTGTTTAACGGTGATACTTGTGTGGTCCTTGAAGAAAACGGGATATCCACGGCTTGGTTTGCCCAGGAAGAATCAGGGGATTCAGAGCAATCAGGTATCAGACACTTCAGGTTGTCTGATCTTCCCGAATGGGAGCTTGGCTTTGCCGTGACCGTCCATAAAAGCCAGGGATCGGAATTTGACACTGTGCTGATCCTCGTCCCTGAACAGATATCACCGGTTGTTACCCGGCAGCTGCTTTATACGGGTATCACGCGGTCCCGGAAAAAGGTGATTATTTTCGGCAGCATGCCTATGATTCGGCAGGCCGTACAGACCACGGTTGAACGCAGGTCCAACCTACAAATTTGA
- a CDS encoding bacteriohemerythrin, producing the protein MTNIIEWDEKYSVDVPELDECRKQLMDMFNTLIEIKANKGDIKDVANLITEINDFSKIFFSKEEKILGQKGYPDLDAHSKIHRRFIKKAIGLRREIAEDVDNLAIEDIVELRDWLITHFEVTDTLFIPFLRIHRYVDECENKK; encoded by the coding sequence ATGACCAATATTATTGAATGGGATGAGAAATATAGTGTGGATGTGCCTGAACTTGATGAATGCCGCAAACAGCTTATGGATATGTTTAATACCCTCATTGAAATTAAGGCAAATAAGGGCGACATTAAGGATGTGGCTAATTTGATTACCGAGATTAATGATTTCAGTAAGATTTTTTTTTCAAAGGAGGAAAAAATTCTTGGCCAAAAAGGGTATCCTGATCTTGACGCTCATTCAAAGATACATCGTCGGTTTATCAAAAAAGCCATTGGCCTTCGTCGTGAAATCGCAGAAGACGTTGACAATTTGGCCATTGAGGATATTGTGGAATTGCGGGACTGGCTTATTACACATTTTGAAGTCACAGATACGCTGTTTATACCATTTTTAAGAATTCACAGGTATGTGGATGAATGTGAAAATAAGAAATGA
- the mpl gene encoding UDP-N-acetylmuramate:L-alanyl-gamma-D-glutamyl-meso-diaminopimelate ligase encodes MADSIKRIHLVAACGTGMGTLACILKEMGYIVTGSDQNVYPPMSDFLEYNGITLFSGFHPANISDDPNQVPDLVIIGNAVTRDNPEAVAVMERGLAYMSMPQAVNRFLANDKKIILVTGTHGKTTTSAIMAHLLDTAGLSPSFMIGGILKDYNASFKIGDGEYMVIEGDEYDTAFFDKGPKFMHYDPFITIMTGIEFDHADIFDDLDHVCRAFDALVSKIKDKSRIIACKENVNLMQVLERAGGAEIQTYGPCAMWQVHDHRLSSEPDPVTGRLHTLARITGPDTDMNIQTDLPGRHNLFNATACIAAARSLGIKEADIARGLSTFSGVKRRQEIRGQVAGITVMDDFAHHPTAVKETIAAVKPFYPQGRLVAVFEPRTNTSMRNVFQATYPACFDLADLVCICSPGVKKNIPEKDRFSPERLTEDICKRGRAAHHFHDPGQVIDFLALELKPKDIVLVMSNGGFGNIHQRLLERLG; translated from the coding sequence ATGGCTGATTCAATTAAGCGGATTCATCTGGTCGCAGCCTGTGGTACCGGCATGGGGACGTTGGCCTGTATCCTTAAAGAAATGGGTTATATTGTCACAGGGTCGGACCAGAATGTTTATCCGCCCATGAGCGATTTCCTTGAATATAACGGGATTACTTTGTTTAGTGGCTTTCATCCGGCCAATATCAGTGACGATCCAAATCAGGTACCGGACCTTGTTATTATCGGCAATGCCGTGACTCGTGATAATCCGGAAGCGGTTGCCGTAATGGAAAGGGGGCTTGCCTATATGTCCATGCCCCAGGCTGTGAACCGCTTTCTTGCCAATGACAAGAAGATTATTCTTGTCACCGGCACCCACGGTAAAACAACCACCTCTGCCATCATGGCACATTTGTTGGATACTGCCGGTCTTTCCCCTTCATTTATGATCGGGGGGATTTTAAAGGATTATAACGCCTCATTTAAAATTGGTGACGGGGAATACATGGTGATAGAGGGCGATGAGTATGATACGGCTTTTTTTGATAAGGGGCCAAAATTCATGCATTATGATCCTTTTATAACCATCATGACCGGGATTGAATTTGACCATGCCGATATCTTTGACGATCTGGATCACGTTTGCCGGGCGTTTGATGCCCTGGTTTCAAAGATCAAAGATAAAAGTCGTATTATCGCCTGCAAGGAAAATGTTAATCTGATGCAGGTACTGGAACGGGCGGGAGGTGCCGAAATTCAGACTTACGGACCCTGCGCCATGTGGCAGGTGCATGACCATCGCCTGAGCAGTGAGCCGGATCCTGTTACAGGCCGTTTGCATACCCTTGCCCGCATCACAGGCCCTGATACGGATATGAATATACAAACGGATCTGCCCGGGCGGCACAACCTTTTCAATGCAACGGCCTGTATTGCCGCGGCCCGCAGCTTGGGGATCAAAGAGGCGGACATTGCCCGTGGACTTTCAACGTTTAGCGGTGTTAAAAGACGTCAGGAAATAAGGGGGCAGGTTGCCGGTATCACGGTGATGGATGATTTTGCCCATCATCCGACAGCGGTTAAGGAAACCATTGCCGCAGTCAAACCGTTTTATCCACAGGGGCGCCTGGTTGCCGTATTTGAGCCAAGAACTAATACCAGCATGAGAAATGTCTTCCAAGCGACCTATCCGGCATGCTTTGACCTGGCAGACCTGGTGTGCATCTGTTCTCCCGGGGTCAAAAAGAATATTCCTGAAAAAGATCGGTTTTCACCCGAACGTCTGACCGAAGATATTTGCAAAAGGGGCAGGGCTGCCCACCATTTCCACGATCCTGGCCAGGTGATCGATTTTCTTGCCTTGGAACTCAAACCCAAAGATATTGTTCTGGTCATGTCCAATGGCGGGTTTGGAAATATTCACCAGCGACTTTTGGAGCGACTTGGGTGA